From one Onychomys torridus chromosome 12, mOncTor1.1, whole genome shotgun sequence genomic stretch:
- the Zdhhc19 gene encoding palmitoyltransferase ZDHHC19: MPFLKEDMTRVKEPQQTSVVPQSWFLPSLFAASNVMLLVFLSGLFFGFPCRWLAQNGEWVFPMVTGPLFILTFFSLVSLNFSDPGILHRGSINEDPMMVYVVSVNQKAFRLQWCPKCCFHCPPRTYHCPWCNICVEDFDHHCKWVNNCIGHRNFRLFMVLVLSLCLYSGALLITCLIFLIRTSHLPFSVDKIMAVLVAAPAAGFLIPLVLLLLIQAISVSTAERSCENKCRNHQEYNPFDQGYVRNWYLTMCAPLSPKYMSEVVCLQRPVGSEWIYEKTQPAPPSPEHCSPGPPGPPDTSEPPDPLGAPDAPGPQPQPPPSTARKGPRGRGKAVIVLKEVRRQKASVGKSPRGGAGSEAEVLRAWLRLVKPAGTLNEGVTGPQNTLRCPPETEKRPHPNLLWTWASH; encoded by the exons ATGCCTTTCCTAAAAGAGGACATGACACGTGTGAAGGAGCCACAGCAGACGTCTGTGGTCCCACAGTCATGGTTCCTCCCGAGTCTGTTCGCTGCCTCCAATGTGATGCTGCTGGTCTTTTTGAGTGGCCTTTTCTTCGGGTTCCC TTGTAGGTGGCTGGCTCAGAACGGAGAGTGGGTCTTCCCCATGGTCACAGGCCCGCTCTTCATCCTCACCTTCTTCAGTCTTGTCTCGCTCAACTTCTCAGACCCTGGCATCTTACACCGAG GCTCCATCAATGAGGATCCCATGATGGTGTACGTGGTAAGCGTGAATCAAAAGGCCTTCCGCCTACAATGGTGCCCCAAGTGCTGCTTTCATTGTCCACCCCGGACCTACCACTGCCCCTGGTGCAACATTTGTGTGGAG GACTTTGATCACCATTGCAAGTGGGTCAATAATTGCATCGGTCACCGCAACTTCCGCCTCTTTATGGTGCTGGTCCTGTCCCTCTGCCTCTACTCGGGCGCCCTGCTCATCACCTGCCTGATATTCCTAATTCGTACGAGCCATCTGCCCTTCTCCGTGGACAAGATTATGGC CGTCCTGGTGGCTGCACCCGCGGCGGGCTTCCTGATTCCGCTCGTCCTGCTGCTGCTGATCCAGGCCATATCTGTGAGCACCGCGGAGCGCTCCTGCGAGAACAAG TGCAGGAACCATCAAGAATACAACCCTTTTGACCAAGGCTATGTCAGGAACTGGTACCTAACAATGTGTGCACCTCTGAGTCCCAA GTACATGTCTGAAGTCGTCTGTCTGCAAAGGCCAGTGGGGTCGGAATGGATCTATGAGAAGACACAGCCCGCACCACCGAGTCCTGAACACTGTTCCCCAGGTCCCCCTGGTCCCCCTGACACCTCTGAGCCCCCGGATCCCCTTGGCGCCCCTGATGCCCCTGGACCCCAGCCCCAACCTCCTCCGAGCACTGCAAGGAAGGGGCCTCGAGGAAGAGGTAAAGCCGTCATTGTTCTCAAGGAGGTGAGAAGGCAGAAGGCTTCTGTGGGAAAGTCCCCAAGAGGTGGGGCTGGCTCTGAAGCTGAAGTACTTAGAGCTTGGTTGAGACTTGTTAAACCTGCAGGGACCTTGAATGAGGGTGTCACAGGTCCCCAGAACACTCTCAGATGCCCcccagaaacagagaaaagaccGCATCCCAACTTACTTTGGACCTGGGCCAGTCACTAG